Proteins from a genomic interval of Crassostrea angulata isolate pt1a10 chromosome 7, ASM2561291v2, whole genome shotgun sequence:
- the LOC128156505 gene encoding toll-like receptor 1: MANSGILLCFCTIIWTVSCQMETAIQSSGVDNTQFENVTQQSSSAYLPNGWDEFCKLKNDSTDRIKFYLCDIKVQFSGKWNFLQLKDHIANKSVKYKFDIRCDYPANISVQWPLKAKNLLRLKAENCELEHYLRGYSNMNTSNIPDELEYIQFENCIIIIDIFDMLKIAGNISELEKDFNCGHEETVEYYIFKNNSYGFGNSVENFLSTQYNNNVSSMNADIVNKGSEMLPKARLIKHKCIYRKLLYVDLSVNHQTSKFHTELGTENSMFPELRIFNLSKTMLPNLAEAHRKWYRYFPKLEVMDLSYNLFTELEFDPSADAWDVPRLTMNMSHNNVTELKVAKLEELVNMEKLFIDFSDNPLNCTCTEETRQLITFINDQSKWSQPKYQRYNFMKDMECKYPKEIQGKRLADLTTKDLNCKLELLEKIAVEAVVFLSLLSVVLIIVIIILLKFRREIRILTYTRFNIILPCQPIETYENKKFDAFVSYSNHDQDWVTSVFEHAAPNSPLSNFKFCLHHKDFMPGKTIFDNVIDCVEASRHTVIVLSKHFLNSHYCMYEFHEAFQQSIYERKRHLLVIMMEDIPMNDLPNDLKRCLKTFTYIRKDDSIFVDRLVYALSYKGQKAMLLDSRCRSAAYSNQTSCETDITEVGSDGNSSPISIIDRSNIFPNIINEKDIVSVKNEKNNIL, from the coding sequence ATGGCGAACTCTGggattctactgtgtttttgtACCATCATATGGACTGTGAGTTGTCAAATGGAAACGGCAATACAATCATCTGGTGTTGACAATACACAGTTCGAGAATGTTACACAACAAAGTAGTTCAGCATATTTACCCAACGGATGGGATGAGTTCTGTAAACTGAAAAACGACAGTACTGATAGAATTAAGTTTTACCTTTGTGATATTAAGGTTCAATTCTCGGGAAAATGGAATTTTCTTCAATTGAAAGACCACATTGCCAACAAATCAGTGAAATATAAATTTGACATCCGTTGTGATTATCCAGCAAACATTTCAGTGCAGTGGCCATTGAAGGCAAAAAATCTTCTTCGCCTAAAAGCTGAAAATTGCGAATTGGAACATTACCTAAGGGGATATTCAAATATGAACACATCAAACATTCCGGATGAACTTGAgtatattcaatttgaaaatTGTATTATCATTATCGACATTTTCGACATGTTAAAAATTGCTGGGAATATCTCAGAACTAGAGAAAGATTTCAATTGTGGGCACGAAGAAACCGTGGAATATTACATATTCAAAAATAATAGTTATGGCTTTGGTAATTCCGTAGAAAATTTTCTTTCTACACAGTATAACAACAATGTGAGTTCTATGAATGCTGATATAGTAAACAAGGGCTCAGAAATGTTACCAAAAGCTCGACTTATTAAACATAAGTGTATATACAGAAAACTTTTATATGTGGACTTGAGTGTCAATCATCAGACATCAAAATTCCATACTGAACTCGGAACAGAGAATTCAATGTTTCCAGAACtgagaatttttaatttatcgaAAACAATGCTTCCAAACCTAGCAGAAGCTCACAGAAAATGGTACAGGTATTTTCCCAAGCTAGAAGTTATGGATCTTTCGTACAACCTGTTTACTGAGCTGGAGTTTGATCCGTCTGCAGATGCTTGGGACGTACCTCGGCTGACGATGAACATGTCTCATAACAATGTAACAGAATTGAAAGTAGCCAAACTCGAGGAGCTTGTGAATATGGAAAAGTTGTTCATCGATTTCAGTGACAATCCGTTAAACTGTACATGCACCGAAGAGACGAGACAACTGATTACCTTTATAAACGATCAATCAAAATGGAGCCAACCAAAGTATCAAAGATACAACTTCATGAAGGATATGGAATGTAAATATCCCAAAGAAATTCAAGGAAAAAGACTAGCTGACCTGACAACAAAGGATCTGAATTGTAAACTAGAGCTTCTGGAGAAGATAGCAGTAGAAGCCGTGGTGTTCTTGAGTCTGTTGTCTGTGGTTCTTATAATTGTAATCATAATTTTGCTGAAGTTCCGACGAGAGATAAGAATATTGACCTATACAAGATTCAATATTATTCTACCGTGTCAACCGATTGAAACATACGAAAACAAGAAGTTTGATGCATTTGTTTCCTACAGTAACCATGATCAAGATTGGGTCACAAGTGTGTTTGAACACGCGGCGCCTAATAGCCCACTGAGTAACTTTAAATTCTGTTTGCACCACAAGGACTTCATGccaggaaaaacaatatttgacaaTGTAATTGACTGTGTAGAAGCCAGTCGCCATACAGTTATTGTCCTATCAAAGCATTTTTTGAACAGTCACTATTGTATGTACGAATTTCATGAGGCATTTCAGCAGAGCATTTACGAGAGGAAAAGACATTTGTTGGTTATCATGATGGAAGATATTCCAATGAATGATTTGCCCAATGATTTAAAGCGATGTTTGAAGACATTCACATACATTCGGAAAGATGATAGTATATTTGTTGATAGACTTGTTTATGCCTTGTCATACAAGGGTCAAAAGGCCATGCTGTTGGATAGTCGGTGCCGGAGCGCCGCCTATTCAAATCAAACCTCATGTGAAACCGACATAACTGAGgtcggaagtgacggaaactcgAGCCCGATATCTATTATTGATCGAAGTAATATATTCCCAAACATAATCAATGAAAAAGACATTGTAAGtgtaaaaaatgagaaaaacaacattttatga